The Plectropomus leopardus isolate mb chromosome 2, YSFRI_Pleo_2.0, whole genome shotgun sequence genome has a window encoding:
- the zgc:113184 gene encoding uncharacterized protein zgc:113184 isoform X2 — protein sequence MEEAYSELYEQFLRLRSLCLRQAALLHQLTTALQKQQGATLPNGDLSDMTSISIQCTQEIPVSLHEEPQPLTATALNPQCGINRLSRNVGTFSDLLAEDMSKLCVEGARQRKEDGAVEQTVVPLLSLDITRCQGASSSVSNNPRMEDHTVGPVTDSPCHAGHFPSQSDGLLMSDVALQSHVCDFCQAVFPGDSTTRGEFLRHLYTHVT from the exons ATGGAGGAAGCATACAGTGAACTGTACGAGCAGTTTCTTCGCCTACGGTCACTTTGCCTGAGACAGGCAGCTCTGCTACATCAACTGACAACAGCTCTGCAGAAACAGCAAG GTGCCACTCTTCCTAATGGAGATTTAAGTGATATGACATCTATCTCCATCCAGTGTACCCAAGAAATCCCTGTATCTCTCCATGAAGAGCCTCAACCACTAACAGCCACAGCGCTCAACCCACAGTGTGGCATCAATCGCCTCTCTAGAAACGTGGGGACTTTTTCTGATCTCCTCGCTGAAGATATGTCTAAGCTGTGTGTGGAAGGGGCTCGTCAGAGGAAAGAAGATGGGGCGGTGGAGCAAACGGTGGTTCCCCTGTTAAGCCTTGACATCACAAGGTGTCAAGGAGCCTCTTCCAGTGTCTCAAATAATCCGAGGATGGAAGATCACACAGTTGGT CCTGTGACAGACAGTCCCTGCCATGCTGGACACTTCCCGAGTCAGTCTGATGGGTTGCTGATGTCAGACGTGGCACTGCAGTCTCACGTGTGTGACTTCTGCCAGGCAGTTTTCCCCGGAGACTCAACCACCAGAGGAGAGTTCCTGCGACACCTTTACACCCACGTCACCTAG
- the LOC121953457 gene encoding probable nuclear hormone receptor HR38 encodes MPCVQTQYASLPHDTYFSSEFLNPDLSAKLVMDISGQKDQLSTSSLPSINTLVGNGYVGEFDTYSCKITTSPPASTVSFSHAAVAESSCPQMQSQAFKLDDLQVYGCYPGSFALSCLDETLSSCGSDYYGSPVYAAASPPTTDFQAQSAPVWDSPFSPYPSTTSSSVADKAAMAQQLSFFTFSPTPDQHSPLGQHQDAQPGHNDPFFLPPQQHVSPLHCPPMSLEHGSLESSRLVEGTMTSPKTHNPGSSEGRCAVCGDNASCQHYGVRTCEGCKGFFKRTVQKNAKYVCLANKDCPVDKRRRNRCQFCRFQKCLAVGMVKEVVRTDSLKGRRGRLPSKPKTVAEASSTTSSVNIIASLVRAHLDSNPTIGKLDYSEYQETVDNLKEKEDAGDIQQFYDLLTGALDVIRNWAETIPGFTDFCTEDQELLLESAFVELFILRLAYRSNPEKNKLIFCNGVVLHRLQCVRSFGDWIDSIMDFSQSLHRMNLDVSLFACLAALVIITDRHGLKEPKRVEDFQSHLITCLREHVNGNGSEPSRTQPNYLSRLLGKLPELRTLCTQGLQRIFYLKLEDLVPPPPIVEKIFMDTLPF; translated from the exons ATGCCCTGTGTACAAACCCAGTATGCATCTCTGCCCCATGATACCTACTTCAGCTCTGAGTTCTTGAATCCTGACCTCAGTGCCAAACTGGTGATGGACATCAGTGGCCAAAAGGACCAGCTGTCTACATCTTCGTTGCCCAGCATCAACACCTTGGTGGGAAATGGCTATGTGGGGGAGTTTGATACTTATTCCTGCAAGATTACCACCTCTCCTCCCGCCTCTACGGTTTCATTCAGCCACGCCGCAGTAGCTGAAAGCTCCTGCCCTCAGATGCAGAGCCAAGCCTTCAAGCTGGACGATCTCCAGGTGTACGGCTGCTACCCAGGCTCCTTTGCGTTGAGCTGCCTTGATGAAACTCTGTCGTCATGTGGCTCCGACTACTATGGCAGCCCGGTTTATGCCGCTGCTTCCCCTCCAACAACAGACTTTCAGGCCCAGTCTGCACCTGTCTGGGATTCCCCTTTCAGCCCCTACCCCTCCACCACCTCATCCTCTGTGGCTGATAAGGCCGCCATGGCTCAGCAGCTTTCCTTTTTCACCTTCAGCCCCACGCCAGACCAGCACTCTCCCCTGGGCCAGCATCAGGATGCTCAGCCAGGTCACAATGACCCTTTCTTCCTGCCTCCTCAGCAGCATGTCTCTCCACTTCATTGTCCCCCCATGTCACTGGAGCACGGATCCCTGGAGAGCTCCAGGCTAGTGGAGGGGACCATGACGTCTCCCAAAACCCACAATCCAGGATCCAGTGAGGGTCGTTGTGCAGTTTGTGGTGACAATGCATCCTGTCAGCACTATGGAGTGCGCACCTGTGAGGGCTGCAAAGGTTTTTTCAAG CGAACTgtacagaaaaatgcaaagtatGTGTGCCTCGCCAATAAAGACTGTCCTGTggacaagaggaggagaaaccGCTGCCAGTTCTGCCGTTTCCAGAAATGTCTTGCAGTGGGAATGGTCAAAGAAG ttGTTCGCACAGACAGCCTCAAAGGTCGCCGTGGGCGTCTGCCGTCCAAGCCCAAAACTGTGGCTGAAGCTTCATCCACAACCTCCAGTGTTAACATCATAGCCTCTCTTGTCAGGGCTCATCTCGACTCAAACCCAACCATTGGGAAGCTTGACTACTCAGAG TACCAGGAGACAGTGGACAACTtgaaagaaaaggaggatgCTGGTGACATCCAGCAGTTTTATGACCTGTTGACCGGTGCTTTGGATGTCATAAGAAATTGGGCTGAAACAATCCCAGGATTCACAGATTTCTGCACAGAAGACCAGGAGCTGCTCCTTGAATCTGCCTTTGTTGAACTCTTCATTCTGCGACTCGCATACAG GTCAAATCCCGAGAAGAACAAGCTGATCTTCTGTAACGGTGTGGTCCTCCACCGGCTGCAGTGCGTCCGCAGTTTTGGTGACTGGATTGACTCCATCATGGATTTCTCCCAGAGCCTTCATCGCATGAACTTAGATGTCTCATTGTTCGCCTGCCTGGCAGCGTTAGTTATTATCACTG ATCGCCATGGCCTCAAAGAGCCCAAACGCGTGGAGGACTTTCAGAGTCATCTCATCACTTGTTTAAGGGAACATGTGAACGGAAATGGATCAGAACCGAGCCGGACCCAGCCCAACTATCTTTCTCGTCTTCTGGGCAAACTCCCTGAACTGAGGACTCTGTGCACACAGGGCCTGCAGCGCATCTTCTACCTGAAACTGGAGGACCTAGTCCCCCCTCCACCAATAGTGGAGAAAATCTTTATGGATACTCTGCCGTTCTGA
- the zgc:113184 gene encoding uncharacterized protein zgc:113184 isoform X1, with product MEEAYSELYEQFLRLRSLCLRQAALLHQLTTALQKQQGATLPNGDLSDMTSISIQCTQEIPVSLHEEPQPLTATALNPQCGINRLSRNVGTFSDLLAEDMSKLCVEGARQRKEDGAVEQTVVPLLSLDITRCQGASSSVSNNPRMEDHTVGKPVTDSPCHAGHFPSQSDGLLMSDVALQSHVCDFCQAVFPGDSTTRGEFLRHLYTHVT from the exons ATGGAGGAAGCATACAGTGAACTGTACGAGCAGTTTCTTCGCCTACGGTCACTTTGCCTGAGACAGGCAGCTCTGCTACATCAACTGACAACAGCTCTGCAGAAACAGCAAG GTGCCACTCTTCCTAATGGAGATTTAAGTGATATGACATCTATCTCCATCCAGTGTACCCAAGAAATCCCTGTATCTCTCCATGAAGAGCCTCAACCACTAACAGCCACAGCGCTCAACCCACAGTGTGGCATCAATCGCCTCTCTAGAAACGTGGGGACTTTTTCTGATCTCCTCGCTGAAGATATGTCTAAGCTGTGTGTGGAAGGGGCTCGTCAGAGGAAAGAAGATGGGGCGGTGGAGCAAACGGTGGTTCCCCTGTTAAGCCTTGACATCACAAGGTGTCAAGGAGCCTCTTCCAGTGTCTCAAATAATCCGAGGATGGAAGATCACACAGTTGGT AAGCCTGTGACAGACAGTCCCTGCCATGCTGGACACTTCCCGAGTCAGTCTGATGGGTTGCTGATGTCAGACGTGGCACTGCAGTCTCACGTGTGTGACTTCTGCCAGGCAGTTTTCCCCGGAGACTCAACCACCAGAGGAGAGTTCCTGCGACACCTTTACACCCACGTCACCTAG